A region of Bombilactobacillus folatiphilus DNA encodes the following proteins:
- the pepT gene encoding peptidase T — MEYTRLIPRFLKYVQQNTRSNELSDTIPTTKNQVAFLQNLRQELESLGLSQVKYHDNNAYLTATLPSNLDYEVPTIGFLAHVDTADFNAEGVNPQIVHQYDGKSAINLDAHGKYVLDPAVFPNLKNYQGHDLITTDGSTLLGADDKAGVSEIVTAMEYLIQHPEISHGEIRLGFSPDEETGKGAKNFDVLDFAADFAYTVDGGSKGQLEYETFNAAAARIQITGKNVHPSMAKDVMLNANLVAIELQNLLPAQEVPEKTAGRQGFFLLTDFTGTIDQARLSYIIRDFEREGLEQRKQLLQQVVDQLNNKYGDKVVQAEIFDQYYNMIEVMKNHLDVVQLAEQAMKNLDIVPDEEPVRGGTDGSIISFMGLPTPNLFAGPENMHGRFEYVSQQVMQSAVDVILEIIRLNSKGV, encoded by the coding sequence ATGGAATATACACGTTTGATCCCGCGCTTTTTGAAATATGTTCAACAAAATACACGTTCAAATGAATTGTCTGACACAATTCCCACGACAAAAAATCAGGTGGCTTTTTTACAAAATTTACGACAAGAATTGGAAAGTTTGGGTTTAAGTCAAGTGAAATATCATGACAATAATGCTTATTTAACCGCCACTTTGCCGAGTAATTTGGATTATGAAGTGCCAACAATTGGCTTCTTGGCTCATGTGGATACCGCAGATTTTAATGCTGAAGGTGTAAATCCCCAAATTGTGCATCAGTACGATGGCAAAAGCGCAATTAATCTGGATGCTCATGGTAAATATGTCTTGGATCCTGCTGTTTTTCCAAACTTGAAGAATTATCAAGGCCATGATTTGATCACTACCGATGGTTCTACTTTATTGGGAGCTGATGACAAAGCTGGCGTTAGTGAAATTGTCACGGCGATGGAATATTTGATTCAACATCCAGAGATTTCCCACGGTGAGATTCGCCTAGGTTTTAGTCCTGATGAAGAAACCGGTAAGGGTGCTAAAAATTTCGATGTCTTGGATTTTGCGGCAGATTTTGCCTATACGGTGGATGGCGGCTCAAAAGGGCAGTTAGAATATGAAACGTTTAATGCCGCAGCGGCCCGTATACAGATTACGGGTAAAAATGTTCATCCAAGTATGGCAAAAGATGTGATGTTGAATGCTAATTTGGTGGCAATAGAGTTGCAAAATTTATTGCCGGCTCAAGAAGTGCCCGAAAAAACAGCAGGTCGGCAAGGGTTCTTTTTGTTAACCGACTTTACTGGGACGATTGATCAAGCACGGTTGTCCTATATTATTCGCGATTTTGAGCGGGAAGGCTTGGAACAACGGAAACAACTATTGCAGCAGGTTGTTGATCAATTAAATAACAAATATGGGGACAAAGTTGTTCAAGCAGAGATTTTTGATCAATACTATAATATGATTGAAGTGATGAAAAATCATTTGGATGTTGTACAATTAGCAGAACAAGCCATGAAGAATTTGGATATTGTACCGGATGAGGAACCAGTTCGTGGTGGAACTGATGGTTCCATTATTTCTTTTATGGGTTTGCCAACGCCTAATTTATTTGCGGGACCGGAGAACATGCATGGTCGTTTTGAGTATGTTTCGCAACAAGTAATGCAAAGCGCGGTAGATGTAATCCTAGAAATTATTCGATTAAATAGTAAGGGAGTTTAA
- a CDS encoding Nif3-like dinuclear metal center hexameric protein: MITGQELVQRIEKFSPLSLKMHDDPTGLQVGGLLQPVHRVLTTLDVRPEVVQEAIELKADFILAHHPLMFHPAKNLDISVPQNQMYADLLTHQITVYAAHTNLDRAPVGMNDWLAQSLDLQNIQPFNFDEQQIALGRFGSLPKSLTIQALAQKLKQVWQLSGVRVIAHDLADSVRTVGIIGGDGSKFYPEALKVPLDLLITGDVYYHTGHDLLANHLPVIDPGHHVESIFKYEMKKLLDQWNEECPFFQLTVMASQCNTDPFTFL, from the coding sequence ATGATCACTGGTCAGGAATTGGTGCAACGCATTGAAAAATTTTCACCGTTGTCATTGAAAATGCACGATGATCCTACTGGCTTACAAGTAGGTGGTTTATTGCAACCTGTACATCGGGTGTTGACAACTTTAGATGTCCGTCCTGAAGTTGTTCAAGAAGCAATTGAATTAAAAGCTGATTTTATTTTAGCGCATCATCCTTTAATGTTTCATCCAGCTAAGAATTTGGATATCTCAGTTCCACAAAATCAGATGTACGCGGATTTATTGACACATCAGATTACGGTTTATGCTGCGCATACTAATTTGGACCGAGCTCCTGTCGGAATGAATGATTGGTTGGCACAGTCGTTAGATTTACAAAATATTCAACCGTTTAATTTTGATGAACAACAAATTGCTTTAGGCCGCTTTGGTTCCTTGCCCAAAAGTTTAACAATACAGGCGTTAGCTCAAAAGTTAAAGCAAGTTTGGCAATTATCAGGAGTTCGAGTTATTGCTCACGATTTGGCTGATTCAGTGCGCACAGTGGGTATTATTGGTGGAGATGGTAGTAAATTTTACCCAGAAGCATTAAAAGTACCATTAGATCTTTTAATTACGGGTGATGTATACTATCATACAGGGCATGATCTACTAGCCAATCATCTGCCAGTTATTGATCCGGGACATCATGTGGAATCTATTTTTAAGTATGAAATGAAAAAACTATTAGATCAATGGAACGAAGAGTGCCCCTTTTTTCAACTAACGGTGATGGCATCTCAATGTAATACTGATCCTTTTACTTTTCTTTAA
- a CDS encoding tRNA (adenine(22)-N(1))-methyltransferase: protein MVKLSRRLQVIADLIPKVSCAADIGSDHAYIPIHLVQNQQISTAIATEVAVGPLTVSQKDIQAAQLQDVIATRLGDGLGALAPTDRVQAAVIAGMGGQLISQILERGQKQLRSIECLVLEPNNDEPQVRRWLNQHHFAILEEEIVQDGHHIYEVIKAQKQSNVAKLTPMQILFGPILLQQKSAIFQKKWQHKLKQYQMMYNNLQQAKKPDCHKMHGVRQQIQQIEEILQ from the coding sequence ATGGTGAAATTATCTCGGAGGTTGCAGGTCATTGCGGATCTAATACCGAAAGTTAGTTGTGCGGCCGATATTGGTTCTGATCATGCGTATATCCCGATTCATTTAGTACAGAATCAACAGATATCGACTGCGATTGCCACGGAAGTCGCAGTTGGTCCATTAACTGTGTCACAAAAAGATATTCAGGCTGCCCAGTTGCAAGATGTTATTGCGACGCGTTTAGGTGATGGTTTGGGGGCTTTAGCGCCAACAGATCGAGTTCAGGCAGCTGTCATTGCGGGGATGGGTGGTCAACTGATTAGTCAAATTTTGGAGCGTGGTCAAAAACAATTACGTTCCATTGAGTGTTTAGTTTTGGAACCAAATAATGACGAACCGCAGGTTCGACGATGGTTGAATCAGCATCATTTTGCGATTCTTGAGGAAGAAATTGTCCAAGATGGCCACCATATTTATGAAGTTATTAAGGCGCAAAAGCAGTCCAATGTGGCAAAGCTGACCCCCATGCAAATTTTATTTGGGCCCATCTTATTGCAGCAAAAAAGTGCTATATTTCAAAAAAAATGGCAGCATAAATTAAAGCAATACCAAATGATGTATAATAATTTGCAACAGGCTAAGAAGCCTGATTGTCACAAAATGCATGGAGTTCGCCAACAAATACAACAAATTGAGGAGATTCTACAATGA
- the rpoD gene encoding RNA polymerase sigma factor RpoD, whose protein sequence is MADTKKKSVVKSSKELERATNELIKAHKKDQKIAEQDLTEQLLKPFDLKGDSLKEVINHLVDKGISIVDEHGDPSQLALKSQKEVKSHELKNMSAPTGVKINDSVRMYLKEIGRVPLLNAQEEVALAQQIEEGSTIAKQQLAEANLRLVVSIAKRYVGRGMHFLDLIQEGNMGLMKAVEKFDYRKGFKFSTYATWWIRQAITRAIADQARTIRIPVHMVETINKLIRIQRQLLQDLGREPTPEEIGAEMDILTPKVREILKIAQEPVSLETPIGEEDDSHLGDFIEDNGATSPEDHASYELLKEQLEDVLDTLTDREENVLRLRFGLDDGRTRTLEEVGKVFGVTRERIRQIEAKALRKLRHPSRSNQLKDFLD, encoded by the coding sequence ATGGCTGATACGAAAAAGAAAAGTGTTGTCAAGTCCAGTAAAGAATTGGAGCGGGCCACGAATGAATTAATCAAAGCTCACAAAAAAGATCAAAAAATTGCCGAACAAGATTTGACGGAACAGTTATTAAAACCGTTTGACTTGAAAGGTGATTCACTCAAAGAAGTTATTAATCATCTGGTAGATAAGGGTATTAGTATTGTTGATGAACATGGTGATCCGAGTCAACTTGCTTTAAAAAGCCAAAAAGAAGTTAAGAGCCATGAGTTGAAAAACATGTCAGCACCAACGGGAGTTAAAATTAATGATTCGGTGCGGATGTATTTGAAAGAAATTGGTCGTGTTCCGCTGCTCAATGCGCAGGAAGAAGTCGCTTTGGCCCAACAAATTGAAGAGGGCAGTACCATTGCTAAACAGCAGTTGGCAGAGGCTAACTTGCGTTTAGTTGTTTCTATTGCTAAACGTTATGTTGGTCGTGGCATGCACTTTTTGGATTTGATTCAAGAAGGCAATATGGGTTTGATGAAAGCTGTTGAAAAATTTGATTACCGTAAGGGATTTAAATTTTCCACGTATGCGACTTGGTGGATTCGCCAAGCAATTACGCGTGCAATTGCTGATCAGGCACGGACGATTCGGATTCCGGTGCATATGGTTGAAACGATCAATAAATTGATTCGGATTCAGCGCCAGTTATTGCAGGATCTGGGACGAGAACCTACGCCCGAAGAAATAGGTGCAGAGATGGATATACTGACACCAAAAGTGCGGGAAATTTTGAAAATAGCCCAAGAGCCAGTTTCTTTGGAAACACCAATTGGTGAAGAGGATGATTCTCATTTGGGTGATTTTATTGAAGATAACGGAGCCACTAGTCCAGAAGATCATGCTTCATATGAATTGTTGAAAGAACAATTAGAGGATGTTTTAGATACGCTAACGGATCGCGAAGAAAATGTTTTGCGCTTGAGATTTGGTTTGGATGATGGACGGACCAGAACATTAGAAGAAGTTGGTAAAGTTTTCGGAGTTACGCGGGAGCGGATTCGGCAGATTGAGGCTAAGGCTTTGCGGAAGTTACGTCATCCATCACGATCCAATCAACTCAAAGATTTTTTAGATTAA
- the rpoD gene encoding RNA polymerase sigma factor RpoD has translation MAEDKKKKSVIKSSKELERATNELVKSYKKIGKISEQDLTEQLLKPFALKGESIVELIDHLSEKGVSVVDAKGEPSQLALKNQKEVSKHELKDMSAPTGVKINDPVRMYLKEIGRVPLLNAQEEVALAQRIEDGDEEAKQQLAEANLRLVVSIAKRYVGRGMHFLDLIQEGNMGLMKAVEKFDYRKGFKFSTYATWWIRQAITRAIADQARTIRIPVHMVETINKLIRIQRQLLQDLGREPTPEEIGAEMDILTPKVREILKIAQEPVSLETPIGEEDDSHLGDFIEDNGATSPEDHASYELLKEQLEDVLDTLTDREENVLRLRFGLDDGQTRTLEEVGKVFGVTRERIRQIEAKALRKLRHPSRSNQLKDFLD, from the coding sequence ATGGCAGAAGATAAGAAAAAAAAGAGTGTTATCAAGTCCAGTAAAGAATTAGAGCGGGCTACCAATGAGTTGGTGAAATCTTATAAAAAAATTGGTAAAATTTCGGAACAAGATTTGACCGAACAGCTCCTGAAGCCTTTTGCCTTAAAGGGTGAATCAATTGTGGAATTAATTGATCATTTGTCAGAAAAGGGCGTCAGCGTGGTTGATGCCAAGGGTGAACCTAGTCAACTTGCTTTAAAGAATCAAAAAGAAGTCAGTAAGCATGAATTGAAGGATATGTCGGCGCCAACGGGAGTCAAAATTAACGATCCCGTGCGGATGTATTTGAAAGAAATTGGTCGTGTTCCGCTGCTCAATGCGCAGGAAGAAGTCGCTTTGGCTCAACGAATTGAGGACGGCGATGAAGAGGCCAAGCAGCAGTTGGCAGAGGCTAACTTGCGTTTAGTTGTTTCTATTGCTAAACGTTATGTTGGTCGTGGCATGCACTTTTTGGATTTGATTCAAGAAGGCAATATGGGTTTGATGAAAGCTGTTGAAAAATTTGATTACCGTAAGGGATTTAAATTTTCCACGTATGCGACTTGGTGGATTCGCCAAGCAATTACGCGTGCAATTGCTGATCAGGCACGGACGATTCGGATTCCGGTGCATATGGTTGAAACGATCAATAAATTGATTCGGATTCAGCGCCAGTTATTGCAGGATCTGGGACGAGAACCTACGCCCGAAGAAATAGGTGCAGAGATGGATATACTGACACCAAAAGTGCGGGAAATTTTGAAAATAGCCCAAGAGCCAGTTTCTTTGGAAACACCAATTGGTGAAGAGGATGATTCTCATTTGGGTGATTTTATTGAAGATAACGGAGCCACTAGTCCAGAAGATCATGCTTCATATGAATTGTTGAAAGAACAATTAGAGGATGTTTTAGATACGCTAACGGATCGCGAAGAAAATGTTTTGCGCTTGAGATTTGGTTTGGATGATGGACAGACCAGAACATTAGAAGAAGTTGGTAAAGTTTTCGGAGTTACGCGGGAGCGGATTCGGCAGATTGAGGCTAAGGCTTTGCGGAAGTTACGTCATCCATCACGATCCAATCAACTCAAAGATTTTTTAGATTAA
- the dnaG gene encoding DNA primase — protein sequence MAKIPSDVIENVRQKTNIVDIIEPYVQLKKSGQNLFGLCPFHEERTPSFSVSEEKQIFHCFSCGRGGNAFKFLMEMESMTFPEAVLKVAELSGVSLPAQYSHDSHAVDNSPLTALKQDYQTVRDFYHYILCKTAAGEQALNYLHQRQLSDETIDHFQIGYAPAANNTLVDLFQSREKNLQELVDSGLFAQSGQGKLFDRFRDRVMFPINDQSGSPIAFSGRILQMPAQSDQPVAKYLNSPETKIFNKSQTLFNLDEAKRSIRQLGEVILFEGFMDVISAYQAGIENGVASMGTSLTDQQLYTLNRLTKRIVICYDGDDPGIKAALRAMKLLRETDFEVGIVIIPSKQDPDEFIKSQGAQAFQTLVQKKSLTPTAFMIEYLSQQYDLTNDGAKVDFLNTALEYVVVDKSPVERELYIKQLAQRLNVSVRSIQQEVADKEREQVILQPAADYGVSQSQEQSQLEAQTSTLQINKTEQSERNLLNIVFQNPDVISVLDQWPNFSFVHEQYQDLFDYWVRYCLMNAQPLIADFMDEIPDRLRSLASTIEMMSRPRDYSDEEINDYINNIMYDYKQQQLQQYQAQVKQAAQIGDVQQELDLTVQLVQLRQELEQLQ from the coding sequence ATGGCGAAAATTCCGAGTGATGTGATTGAAAATGTTCGCCAAAAGACCAACATTGTTGATATTATTGAACCCTATGTCCAATTAAAAAAGTCGGGACAAAATTTATTTGGTTTGTGTCCTTTTCACGAGGAGCGGACGCCTTCATTTTCCGTTTCAGAAGAGAAGCAAATTTTTCATTGCTTTAGTTGTGGTCGTGGTGGTAATGCTTTTAAGTTTTTAATGGAAATGGAAAGCATGACTTTTCCAGAAGCTGTGCTGAAAGTGGCGGAATTAAGTGGTGTTTCGTTACCCGCTCAATATAGTCATGACTCTCACGCGGTAGATAATTCACCATTGACGGCTTTAAAACAAGATTATCAAACCGTTCGTGATTTTTATCATTATATCCTTTGCAAAACAGCGGCTGGCGAGCAAGCATTGAATTATTTGCATCAGCGGCAATTAAGTGATGAAACGATTGATCATTTTCAAATTGGTTACGCTCCTGCGGCTAATAATACCTTGGTTGATTTGTTTCAGAGTCGTGAGAAAAATTTGCAGGAATTGGTGGACTCGGGTTTATTTGCTCAGTCTGGTCAAGGTAAGTTATTTGATCGTTTTCGTGATCGTGTTATGTTTCCGATTAATGATCAAAGTGGTAGCCCGATTGCCTTTTCGGGTCGTATTTTGCAAATGCCAGCGCAAAGCGATCAACCAGTTGCTAAATATTTGAATAGTCCAGAAACCAAAATCTTTAATAAGAGCCAAACTTTATTTAATTTAGACGAGGCTAAGCGGTCAATTCGCCAATTAGGTGAAGTTATTTTATTTGAAGGTTTTATGGATGTCATCAGTGCTTATCAAGCGGGAATTGAAAACGGTGTGGCTTCCATGGGGACTAGTTTAACTGATCAGCAACTTTACACGTTAAATCGTTTAACTAAGCGTATTGTAATTTGTTATGATGGTGACGATCCTGGGATTAAAGCGGCTCTTCGCGCTATGAAATTATTACGAGAAACAGATTTTGAAGTAGGAATTGTGATTATTCCCAGCAAGCAAGATCCTGATGAATTTATTAAAAGTCAAGGTGCCCAGGCTTTTCAAACGTTGGTTCAAAAAAAGTCTTTGACACCGACGGCGTTTATGATTGAATATTTGAGTCAACAATACGATTTGACCAATGATGGTGCCAAAGTTGATTTTTTAAACACAGCTTTAGAATACGTGGTAGTGGATAAATCACCAGTTGAGCGAGAACTATATATAAAACAACTAGCTCAACGCTTGAACGTGTCAGTTCGTTCAATTCAGCAAGAAGTGGCTGACAAAGAGCGCGAGCAAGTGATTTTACAACCTGCAGCAGATTATGGTGTCAGTCAAAGTCAAGAACAGTCGCAATTGGAAGCACAAACGTCGACTTTACAAATAAATAAAACAGAGCAGTCAGAGCGCAATCTATTAAATATTGTTTTTCAAAATCCCGATGTTATTTCTGTGTTGGATCAGTGGCCGAACTTTAGTTTTGTACATGAACAGTATCAAGATCTGTTTGATTATTGGGTGCGTTACTGTTTAATGAATGCACAACCATTGATTGCAGATTTTATGGATGAAATTCCGGATCGTCTTCGGAGTTTAGCCAGCACGATTGAGATGATGTCTCGTCCAAGAGATTATTCTGATGAAGAAATTAATGATTATATAAATAATATTATGTATGATTATAAACAGCAGCAATTGCAGCAATATCAAGCACAAGTTAAACAAGCAGCCCAAATTGGTGATGTTCAACAAGAGCTAGATTTGACCGTCCAATTGGTTCAGTTGCGTCAAGAATTAGAGCAATTGCAGTAA
- a CDS encoding cadmium resistance transporter, which produces MNLSVIIFSFIGVNTDFFLVLLMLLHKYQWKSVLIGYWSGLIIILGLSFILGHFLQILLPEWILGLLGCIPLYLAFHDNDSMPPNNQLLRSPIIMTLITFLTVCGGCNLSLFLPLLTTVSFLQFLIVLGLVVLIAGIIVGIVKIIGDHHIVQRLMTKYGEIVTKIVYLGVGIYVFWDSGLINKIISII; this is translated from the coding sequence ATGAATCTATCAGTTATTATTTTCAGTTTTATAGGTGTTAATACTGATTTTTTCTTAGTCTTGTTAATGCTATTGCACAAATATCAATGGAAATCTGTGCTCATCGGTTATTGGAGCGGCTTAATCATTATTTTAGGTTTAAGTTTTATTTTAGGACATTTTTTACAGATTTTATTACCAGAATGGATTCTGGGATTGCTCGGCTGTATTCCACTTTATCTAGCCTTCCATGACAATGATTCAATGCCACCCAATAATCAGCTTCTGCGTTCTCCAATCATCATGACCTTAATTACTTTTTTAACAGTTTGTGGTGGCTGTAATTTGTCCCTTTTCCTGCCATTATTGACCACAGTTAGTTTTTTACAATTTTTAATCGTGTTAGGATTAGTTGTGTTAATTGCTGGCATTATAGTCGGAATCGTGAAAATAATTGGTGACCATCATATCGTGCAAAGATTGATGACCAAATATGGCGAAATAGTGACTAAAATTGTTTATTTAGGCGTTGGAATCTACGTTTTTTGGGATAGTGGTCTAATTAATAAAATAATTTCAATAATTTAA
- a CDS encoding ArsR/SmtB family transcription factor, whose protein sequence is MQKKFSNTDFLTEIATIYKILGNVTRLKILYFLMTQANPVNVSTIVQNIHSEQPIVSKQLGILYHYQLVDRQRQGVQILYQVSDPHIVELLADMFNHVQHEIKGQAHPFNAKN, encoded by the coding sequence ATGCAAAAAAAATTTTCTAATACAGATTTTTTAACTGAAATTGCTACAATTTATAAAATTTTAGGCAATGTGACCCGCTTAAAAATCCTTTATTTCTTAATGACACAAGCCAACCCTGTGAATGTTTCCACCATCGTGCAAAATATACATTCTGAACAACCGATTGTTTCCAAACAACTTGGCATTTTATATCACTATCAACTAGTCGACCGCCAGCGTCAAGGAGTGCAGATTTTGTATCAAGTCAGCGACCCCCACATTGTTGAATTACTAGCAGACATGTTTAACCATGTTCAACATGAAATTAAGGGTCAAGCCCATCCCTTTAACGCTAAAAACTAA
- a CDS encoding glycosyltransferase → MSINILYCGDDQMFHGILLSLLSITKHTKTACNFYLVTASLTNKKRKFQAFSDEHVDFLTNVLHQKNPQHTLTKIDLTAIFNKYPPIANLNTMFTPYSMLRLYIDLVPQIPSRLLYLDADVICHHDFTDFYNQSLTDTELVGVLDYYGRWFFHYHWQKFDYLNSGMLLLNMNYIRQTGLFAKCRTYCRRHKLIMPDQSAINKFAHTKRLTQSKFNEQHGVTTETVFQHFSTNWKLWPVIHTVTVKPWEVDKVFQLDLTADDQDVFLEYLTLI, encoded by the coding sequence TTGAGCATCAATATTTTATACTGTGGCGATGATCAAATGTTTCACGGCATTTTGTTATCTCTGTTATCCATCACTAAACATACCAAAACCGCCTGTAACTTTTATCTTGTTACAGCATCTTTAACAAATAAAAAGCGAAAATTTCAAGCTTTTAGCGATGAACATGTGGATTTTTTAACGAATGTATTGCATCAAAAAAATCCGCAACATACTCTCACCAAAATTGATTTGACAGCAATCTTTAACAAATATCCTCCTATTGCTAACTTAAACACAATGTTTACACCATACAGTATGTTACGGTTGTACATTGATTTGGTTCCGCAAATTCCCAGTCGTCTTTTATACTTAGATGCTGACGTTATTTGTCATCATGATTTCACGGATTTTTATAATCAATCATTAACAGATACTGAATTAGTCGGAGTCCTAGATTATTATGGGCGCTGGTTTTTTCATTACCATTGGCAAAAATTCGATTACCTGAACTCGGGAATGCTACTGCTGAACATGAACTACATCCGCCAAACAGGGCTTTTTGCAAAATGCCGCACTTATTGTCGACGCCACAAATTAATTATGCCTGATCAATCAGCAATTAATAAATTTGCTCACACCAAACGTCTGACGCAATCCAAGTTTAATGAACAACATGGTGTGACAACCGAAACTGTCTTTCAACATTTTTCCACCAATTGGAAATTGTGGCCAGTGATCCATACTGTCACTGTCAAACCATGGGAGGTTGACAAAGTCTTTCAATTAGACTTAACTGCCGATGATCAAGATGTTTTTCTGGAATATTTAACTTTAATTTAG
- a CDS encoding ABC transporter ATP-binding protein: protein MQSFSSQKLRSSYHNLMTLIHTIKPNYWQLIVGIALGTISILIQLVVPVIVKQLVDMVQKSLAHVDVRLVILGGGLFLLSTLIGAVSGSFLGFFGEEVVFKLRLKLWNKLLNVPLGYFDQKQSGEIASRITNDANQVKDLLANSLPKMLTSLLQLVGALLFMLAMDWRLTIVLFIAVPLLVVILLPVFHRSTKIASQRQNLLAQFNGKISEMIGEITLVKSDNAEKLEYQSVHKQLQKLYHVGRLEAVYDAIVGPVTGIVMLVTIVSILLYGEVRIKMGTLDMGTLLAFMMYLVQLMVPFTTLGQFLTDLAKVDGSTIKIRALLDELEEDQTKGQLIDYQAQELIFQDVKFAYPDGRQALNGLNLQIQPQTTVAFVGPSGSGKTTIFNLLEGFYQPHHGQLQIGTTNLKDVNLASWRQQLGLVDQNSAAVTGTIRDNLTYGLTKHYSDQQLWQALTWANAKDFVKQLPQQLASSVGEHGMNLSGGQRQRLAIARVFLRDPKILLLDEATASLDLESETLIQKSLQQLMVGRTTLIIAHRLNTIINADRIYFVKNGQVQSFGTHTELLQNYAPYQAYFQDQFLKSAAN, encoded by the coding sequence ATGCAAAGTTTTAGTAGTCAAAAATTACGGAGCAGTTACCATAATTTAATGACATTAATACATACAATTAAACCAAATTATTGGCAATTGATTGTCGGAATCGCCTTGGGGACGATTTCGATTTTGATTCAATTAGTGGTTCCGGTCATTGTCAAGCAATTGGTTGACATGGTTCAAAAATCACTAGCACATGTAGATGTCCGCTTGGTCATTTTAGGTGGCGGGCTTTTTTTATTGAGTACCCTGATTGGGGCTGTTTCGGGTAGTTTTTTAGGCTTTTTTGGGGAAGAAGTCGTATTCAAGTTACGGCTGAAACTTTGGAATAAATTGCTCAATGTTCCTTTGGGCTATTTTGATCAAAAACAATCTGGCGAAATTGCCTCACGTATCACTAATGATGCTAACCAGGTGAAAGATTTATTGGCGAATTCTTTACCAAAGATGTTGACTTCTTTGTTGCAATTGGTGGGTGCATTGTTATTTATGTTGGCCATGGACTGGCGCTTGACAATTGTTTTATTTATTGCAGTTCCTTTGTTAGTGGTCATTTTGCTACCAGTTTTTCATCGTTCCACCAAAATTGCCAGTCAGCGTCAGAATTTGTTGGCACAATTTAACGGTAAAATTAGCGAAATGATTGGCGAAATCACTTTGGTAAAATCAGATAATGCGGAAAAATTGGAGTATCAGAGTGTTCACAAGCAATTACAAAAATTATATCATGTTGGTCGCTTGGAAGCAGTCTATGATGCGATCGTTGGTCCCGTGACGGGAATTGTTATGCTGGTAACGATTGTGAGTATTCTATTATACGGCGAAGTGCGGATTAAAATGGGCACACTAGATATGGGGACACTCTTGGCTTTTATGATGTATTTGGTTCAATTAATGGTTCCTTTTACAACTTTAGGGCAATTTTTAACAGATTTGGCTAAAGTAGATGGTTCAACTATCAAAATCCGAGCCTTACTTGATGAATTAGAGGAAGATCAGACTAAAGGACAATTAATTGATTATCAGGCGCAAGAATTGATTTTTCAAGATGTGAAATTTGCTTATCCTGATGGTCGTCAGGCACTCAACGGATTAAATTTACAAATTCAGCCACAAACGACGGTGGCCTTTGTTGGTCCGTCTGGTAGCGGCAAAACAACTATTTTTAATTTGTTAGAAGGTTTTTATCAACCACATCATGGACAACTACAAATTGGCACTACGAATTTAAAAGACGTTAATTTAGCATCTTGGCGCCAGCAATTAGGTTTGGTTGATCAAAATTCTGCGGCAGTGACCGGAACAATTCGGGACAATTTAACTTACGGTTTAACAAAGCATTATTCTGATCAACAGTTGTGGCAAGCCTTGACTTGGGCTAATGCCAAAGATTTTGTGAAACAACTGCCTCAACAATTAGCTTCTTCGGTCGGTGAACATGGGATGAATTTATCGGGTGGGCAAAGGCAACGTTTAGCAATTGCACGTGTTTTTTTACGAGATCCCAAAATTCTTTTACTAGATGAGGCAACAGCTAGTCTAGATTTAGAGTCCGAAACATTAATCCAGAAATCACTTCAGCAATTAATGGTCGGACGGACTACCTTAATCATCGCCCATCGTTTGAATACGATTATTAATGCGGATCGAATTTATTTTGTTAAAAACGGTCAAGTGCAGAGTTTTGGAACGCATACTGAGCTTTTGCAAAATTATGCACCTTATCAGGCCTATTTTCAGGATCAATTTTTGAAGTCAGCAGCCAACTAA